Proteins from a single region of Aerococcus viridans:
- the fni gene encoding type 2 isopentenyl-diphosphate Delta-isomerase translates to MNRKDAHVHNAEMQYQTAPTDFESVRFVHPSLSHQEFNNIDLSTTLFKQQFDRPFYINAMTGGSEWTKKINGMFAEVARECHLPMASGSVSAALKDPSVADSFTIIRDLNPNGFLMANVGADKTLEDAKRAVDLLDADALQIHLNTAQEIVMPEGDRDFRKLEDNIVAIVENVDRPVMVKEVGFGMSYQTMHHLQSLGVNTIDVSGTGGTNFAKIENARREHQEFAYMADWGQSTVISLLEAQPLMSQTTIVASGGIKDPMQMMKALALGASAVGMSGQFLHSVLGEGVDATIEMVKSYDEQLRLLMMVLDCQDLNELRNTDLMITGKPAEWSRLRRINIEYFASRSQN, encoded by the coding sequence ATGAACCGTAAAGATGCCCACGTGCACAATGCTGAAATGCAATACCAAACAGCGCCAACTGATTTTGAATCTGTTCGCTTTGTCCACCCATCCCTGTCCCACCAAGAATTCAATAATATCGACTTGTCGACCACTTTGTTTAAACAACAGTTTGACCGCCCTTTCTATATTAATGCCATGACTGGTGGGTCTGAATGGACCAAGAAAATTAATGGTATGTTCGCTGAAGTTGCTCGTGAATGTCATTTACCAATGGCTTCAGGATCCGTTTCTGCAGCCTTAAAAGACCCTTCTGTAGCGGATTCTTTTACCATTATTCGTGACCTGAATCCCAATGGTTTCTTGATGGCCAATGTCGGCGCTGATAAGACCTTAGAGGATGCCAAAAGAGCAGTCGATTTATTAGACGCAGATGCCCTACAAATTCACTTGAATACAGCTCAAGAAATTGTCATGCCTGAAGGCGACCGAGATTTCAGAAAATTAGAAGACAATATTGTGGCTATCGTCGAAAACGTAGATCGGCCGGTAATGGTTAAGGAAGTTGGCTTTGGTATGTCTTACCAAACCATGCACCATCTACAAAGTTTAGGCGTTAATACCATCGATGTTTCAGGTACAGGTGGAACGAATTTCGCCAAAATCGAAAACGCTCGCCGTGAACACCAAGAGTTCGCCTACATGGCTGACTGGGGGCAATCAACCGTTATTTCATTATTAGAAGCACAGCCATTGATGAGTCAGACCACCATCGTTGCTTCTGGTGGGATTAAAGACCCAATGCAAATGATGAAGGCCCTTGCCCTAGGCGCATCTGCCGTTGGTATGTCAGGTCAGTTCTTGCATTCGGTCCTTGGAGAAGGCGTAGACGCAACCATTGAAATGGTCAAGTCTTACGACGAACAATTACGCTTGTTGATGATGGTATTAGACTGCCAAGACCTGAATGAACTGCGTAACACAGACTTGATGATCACCGGGAAACCAGCCGAATGGTCAAGACTCCGCCGAATCAATATCGAGTATTTCGCATCAAGAAGCCAGAATTAA
- a CDS encoding phosphomevalonate kinase: MAQSYNDSTIIHTNNDTDAIKVAVPGKLFLAGEYAVVSSGQAALLTTVDAFLHLTLEVNSGQNGYLITNQADHPIAWTYDVNGQVVSNDPEAGEFPLIWQAMQTVIAYAEAVGMKSAATPDYFDLKIQSDLDAADGTKYGLGSSGAISVAVVSALLKFYKLDQDITESQWVYRVFKLVAIAQAQLGMVGSLGDVAASTQTGVIYYQNFDRSWFDQQAKSTGQEIHALTEEFWPELIIEQLPIDPDWTLSLVWSKEKASTEDLLKMVAHHISERELEEVMASFKQLAKRQVLMAKAAIQMNEWSLFKSAIKDNFDNILTYTQTLNKPYLTKSFKKALKLVTSEKTVAKISGAGAGDCAYAISSHADEAKAIQGLWRENDLVVLPFAFWQRNEQER, encoded by the coding sequence ATGGCGCAATCTTATAATGATAGCACGATAATCCATACGAATAACGATACAGATGCCATCAAGGTGGCCGTGCCGGGGAAATTATTCCTTGCGGGCGAATATGCAGTGGTGAGTTCTGGTCAAGCTGCCTTATTAACCACAGTTGACGCCTTCTTACACCTCACTTTAGAGGTGAATTCTGGGCAGAATGGTTACTTAATCACCAACCAGGCTGACCATCCAATTGCTTGGACCTACGACGTCAATGGCCAAGTTGTTTCTAACGACCCAGAAGCTGGCGAATTCCCATTAATTTGGCAAGCTATGCAAACTGTAATAGCATATGCTGAAGCAGTCGGCATGAAATCGGCAGCGACACCAGATTACTTTGATTTGAAAATTCAGTCTGACTTGGATGCGGCTGACGGGACTAAATATGGTTTAGGATCATCTGGTGCCATCTCAGTGGCTGTCGTTTCAGCCTTATTGAAATTCTACAAATTAGACCAAGATATTACGGAATCGCAGTGGGTCTACCGGGTCTTTAAATTAGTTGCCATCGCTCAAGCACAATTGGGCATGGTAGGCTCACTTGGAGATGTTGCAGCCAGCACCCAAACAGGTGTCATCTACTACCAAAACTTCGACCGTTCCTGGTTTGACCAACAAGCCAAATCGACCGGGCAAGAAATTCATGCCTTAACCGAAGAATTTTGGCCGGAATTGATCATTGAACAATTACCGATTGATCCAGACTGGACTTTATCGTTAGTTTGGTCTAAAGAAAAAGCATCGACTGAAGACTTATTAAAAATGGTGGCCCACCATATTTCTGAACGAGAACTAGAAGAAGTCATGGCCAGTTTTAAACAATTGGCCAAACGCCAAGTTTTAATGGCTAAGGCAGCCATCCAAATGAATGAATGGTCTTTATTCAAATCAGCGATTAAAGATAATTTCGACAATATTTTAACCTATACCCAAACATTGAATAAGCCTTATTTGACCAAGTCCTTTAAGAAAGCATTGAAGTTAGTCACATCAGAAAAAACCGTCGCCAAAATTTCTGGTGCGGGGGCTGGAGACTGTGCCTACGCGATTTCTAGTCACGCTGATGAGGCCAAAGCCATCCAAGGCTTATGGCGAGAAAATGACCTAGTCGTGCTCCCCTTCGCTTTCTGGCAAAGAAATGAACAGGAGAGATAG
- the tsaE gene encoding tRNA (adenosine(37)-N6)-threonylcarbamoyltransferase complex ATPase subunit type 1 TsaE, whose amino-acid sequence MTYRLEWASEADTDAFAQKLATQVQAGDIICLEGNLGAGKTTFTKYFAKALGIDQAIKSPTYTIIREYEDNDIPLYHMDAYRLEETGSDSVGLEDYLNGEGVTIIEWPQFVVQDLPKDYIWLTLTASSETSREVTLTYEGPRGQALYDGVVADLT is encoded by the coding sequence ATGACTTATAGACTTGAATGGGCGAGTGAGGCTGATACAGATGCTTTTGCCCAAAAATTAGCGACCCAAGTGCAAGCAGGGGACATTATTTGCTTGGAAGGAAATTTAGGTGCGGGAAAAACAACTTTCACCAAGTATTTTGCCAAGGCTTTAGGTATTGATCAAGCCATTAAAAGCCCAACTTACACGATTATTCGCGAATATGAAGACAACGACATCCCTTTATACCACATGGATGCGTATCGATTAGAAGAAACAGGTTCAGATAGTGTAGGTTTAGAAGATTACCTTAATGGCGAGGGGGTAACCATTATCGAATGGCCTCAATTTGTTGTTCAAGATTTACCTAAAGATTATATTTGGTTAACCTTAACAGCATCTTCTGAAACCAGTCGTGAGGTAACCTTAACCTATGAAGGGCCGCGCGGACAAGCGTTGTATGATGGGGTAGTGGCTGACCTCACTTAA
- a CDS encoding DUF3744 domain-containing protein produces MSNPWIQFKNMSFTYEGAGRRALKNINLTFYRGEKVLIIGANASGKSTLVRALRGKLASDEFQGTIEGEVINYDLEMETMDATAMADAVDHHLEETLEENGKRKRSSDYIPNFSEELKYRILEHPTEADTSLERLSEGQRDIQNFVNNVNYEQSVFIFDEPLANLAPRAGQIFIDLVDDIHHNTDATIVMVDYRIEEVLYRPVDRVIVLSEGRVIFDGDSEKLLKRNILNSLGVGEPSYVSAIRYTGYPLDKVRNISNVNYLHGPNLKRTIESWLMTVPNFVQKRSDQPVLTLDNVSYTYPWRDQATLRNISTQVFKGDMIAIVGKNGSGKSTLGQMMDGNIRPDSGTMTWLGEEVTDDNLCQMKQETVYIQQNIDQSILDFTVKDYLNGIAANCNYSAEVAEDVIRDSLKRTGLIYAAELRIGQLSFGQQKRIMLSSALINKPSLLIIDEPSEGQDYHHYNEFMQYLYQINQEQEIAIIINTHNTDLVLEFTRHAWVLSEGELIADTQPIRIATDYRLIQRAFLRESNLYIFARQIGLIDPYNFIKKFMDYHREVNR; encoded by the coding sequence ATGTCCAATCCTTGGATACAATTTAAAAATATGTCGTTTACCTATGAGGGTGCAGGTAGACGGGCATTAAAAAATATCAATCTAACATTCTATCGCGGTGAAAAAGTGTTGATCATCGGGGCTAATGCCTCAGGTAAATCTACCCTAGTACGCGCCCTACGCGGAAAATTAGCCAGCGACGAATTTCAAGGGACTATTGAAGGAGAGGTTATCAATTACGACCTAGAAATGGAAACCATGGACGCAACAGCTATGGCTGACGCAGTGGACCATCACTTGGAGGAAACCCTAGAAGAAAACGGCAAGCGCAAGCGGTCAAGTGATTATATCCCTAATTTTTCGGAAGAGTTAAAGTACCGTATTCTTGAACATCCAACCGAAGCGGATACTAGTTTAGAGCGCCTTTCAGAAGGGCAAAGAGACATTCAAAATTTCGTCAACAACGTCAACTATGAGCAATCCGTCTTTATTTTTGATGAGCCTTTAGCCAATTTAGCACCCCGCGCTGGGCAAATTTTCATCGATTTAGTAGATGACATTCACCATAATACTGACGCTACGATTGTCATGGTTGATTACCGGATTGAAGAAGTCTTATACCGTCCAGTTGACCGCGTCATCGTCCTTTCCGAAGGTCGGGTTATTTTTGACGGGGATTCAGAGAAATTATTAAAGCGGAATATTCTAAACAGTTTAGGTGTTGGCGAGCCATCCTATGTATCGGCTATTCGCTATACTGGCTATCCTTTAGACAAGGTCCGTAACATATCAAACGTCAATTATTTACACGGTCCTAACCTAAAACGAACCATCGAATCCTGGCTGATGACCGTGCCAAATTTCGTTCAAAAACGTAGTGACCAACCTGTTTTGACCCTTGATAATGTATCCTACACTTATCCATGGCGGGACCAAGCCACCTTGCGCAATATTTCGACCCAAGTTTTCAAGGGTGACATGATTGCCATTGTCGGGAAAAATGGGTCGGGCAAGTCCACACTTGGTCAGATGATGGACGGAAACATCCGCCCAGATTCGGGCACGATGACTTGGTTAGGTGAAGAAGTCACTGACGATAACCTATGTCAAATGAAGCAGGAAACAGTCTATATCCAACAAAATATCGACCAATCCATCCTAGATTTCACTGTGAAAGACTATCTGAATGGGATTGCCGCTAATTGTAATTACTCCGCGGAAGTAGCAGAAGATGTCATCCGTGATTCTTTGAAACGAACGGGTTTGATTTATGCTGCTGAACTACGAATTGGCCAGTTATCCTTTGGCCAACAAAAACGAATTATGTTGTCGTCTGCCTTAATCAACAAGCCGTCACTATTAATTATTGACGAGCCTTCTGAAGGCCAAGACTACCATCATTACAATGAATTCATGCAGTATCTATATCAAATTAACCAAGAACAGGAAATTGCGATTATCATCAATACCCATAACACGGACCTAGTATTAGAATTTACCCGTCACGCTTGGGTATTATCTGAGGGCGAATTAATCGCTGATACCCAACCTATTAGAATCGCTACAGATTATCGTTTAATCCAGAGAGCCTTCTTACGGGAATCAAATTTATATATCTTTGCCCGTCAAATTGGCTTAATCGATCCTTACAATTTCATCAAGAAATTCATGGATTACCATAGAGAAGTGAATCGTTAG
- a CDS encoding GNAT family N-acetyltransferase, which yields MKKEQLEITLADAMPKDAKALLDFYKEVGSETDFLSFGEEGLGINQEQETRYLKSLQEALNNRVLIARLGDDIIGVASIGAEQYAKVAHMGELGISILRRFWGLGLSRVMMEDMIDWATENDILRYLRLEVSKDNLRAISLYEKFGFEEIGVTPKGMYHDDAFHDLVMMGLAVENQDQA from the coding sequence ATGAAAAAAGAACAATTAGAAATTACCCTAGCAGACGCTATGCCTAAAGATGCGAAAGCCTTATTAGACTTCTATAAAGAAGTGGGTAGTGAAACAGATTTCCTTTCATTCGGTGAAGAAGGTTTAGGGATCAACCAAGAACAAGAAACCCGTTATTTGAAATCTTTACAAGAAGCGTTGAATAACCGTGTATTAATTGCACGATTAGGGGATGATATTATTGGTGTTGCAAGCATTGGCGCAGAACAATATGCTAAAGTGGCGCATATGGGTGAACTAGGCATTTCCATTCTACGTCGATTCTGGGGACTGGGTTTATCGCGTGTTATGATGGAAGATATGATTGACTGGGCAACAGAAAATGATATCTTACGTTATTTACGTTTAGAAGTATCTAAAGATAATTTGCGGGCCATTAGCCTATATGAGAAATTTGGTTTTGAAGAAATTGGGGTAACACCTAAAGGGATGTATCATGACGACGCCTTCCATGATTTAGTCATGATGGGCTTAGCTGTCGAAAATCAAGATCAGGCATAA
- the mvaD gene encoding diphosphomevalonate decarboxylase, with protein sequence MSVFQGAYRAHTNIALIKYWGKANKDLFIPTTSSLSLTLDALYTDTRVTFSSDFDVDVFYLNNQLGNEADTTKISKFLDMFRAEAGVDLRAKVESVNHVPTAAGLASSSSAFSALAAATRQALKLENQISDQALSTFARRGSGSATRSIFGGFVEWQKGTTNENSMAVEIDDASWDVGMVIMAINTAEKRISSREGMAHTLRTSPFYPEWVRQNMIDLERIKAAIAKHDFQLMGEIAEANAMRMHATTMASDPSFTYFEPDTIKAIQAVQDIRATGVLAYYTIDAGPNVKVLCKASQMDEVEAFFAERFKGMNFIQTTAGPGIKPLDRWEYDDGAIL encoded by the coding sequence ATGTCAGTTTTTCAAGGCGCTTACCGGGCGCACACCAATATTGCATTAATTAAATATTGGGGTAAGGCGAATAAGGACTTATTTATCCCCACTACATCTAGTTTGTCGCTCACTTTAGACGCCTTGTATACAGACACGCGCGTGACTTTTTCGAGCGATTTTGACGTGGATGTTTTTTATTTAAACAATCAATTAGGCAATGAAGCGGATACGACGAAAATTAGCAAGTTTTTAGATATGTTTAGAGCAGAAGCTGGCGTGGACTTGCGGGCTAAAGTAGAAAGCGTCAATCATGTGCCCACTGCGGCAGGCTTGGCTTCTTCGTCGTCGGCATTTTCGGCCCTAGCGGCGGCTACTAGACAGGCTTTAAAGTTAGAAAATCAAATTTCTGACCAGGCACTATCGACATTTGCGCGACGGGGATCTGGATCAGCAACACGGTCCATTTTCGGTGGCTTTGTTGAATGGCAAAAAGGGACCACCAATGAAAACTCTATGGCAGTTGAAATTGACGACGCCTCTTGGGATGTGGGCATGGTCATTATGGCCATTAACACCGCTGAGAAACGCATATCTTCTCGTGAAGGGATGGCCCATACCTTGCGGACGTCGCCTTTCTACCCTGAATGGGTTCGGCAAAATATGATTGATTTAGAGCGAATTAAAGCGGCCATTGCCAAGCACGATTTCCAATTGATGGGTGAAATCGCTGAAGCCAATGCCATGCGGATGCATGCAACAACTATGGCTTCTGATCCTTCTTTCACCTATTTTGAACCTGATACCATTAAAGCCATTCAAGCAGTCCAAGATATACGCGCGACTGGCGTTTTGGCTTACTATACAATTGATGCTGGGCCAAACGTGAAAGTTTTATGTAAAGCGAGCCAGATGGACGAGGTGGAAGCCTTTTTTGCAGAACGATTTAAAGGTATGAACTTTATCCAAACGACTGCTGGACCGGGGATTAAACCCTTAGATAGATGGGAGTATGACGATGGCGCAATCTTATAA
- a CDS encoding AzlC family ABC transporter permease — protein MAEIVDAKSERIKLSIPIIVGYLPVGLACGLLLADAGLTWWQVVLMSSLVFGGSAQFVAAALIAQNASVFEVFISVLLLSSRQALYSVSFGPYLKQAPNFKVAWLGYMTADESYAINVLKLQDNSRQKPWAINDALFVATATWLSWILFTASGALFGTFIQIPDVISNFVMVAMFIGILVPNLNNRMMLNTMLLTGVIAVILMTIFQSSYVIIMATAIALAVVFYFLKRQENNRVA, from the coding sequence ATGGCAGAAATTGTGGACGCCAAGTCCGAACGTATCAAGTTATCAATCCCCATTATCGTGGGTTATCTACCAGTTGGTTTAGCTTGTGGTTTACTGCTTGCTGATGCCGGCTTAACCTGGTGGCAGGTTGTGCTGATGTCCAGTCTAGTATTTGGGGGCTCCGCACAATTTGTGGCAGCAGCCCTGATTGCACAAAACGCTAGTGTATTCGAAGTCTTTATCTCAGTCTTACTATTAAGTTCCCGTCAGGCCTTGTATAGTGTGTCTTTCGGCCCATACTTAAAACAAGCTCCTAATTTTAAGGTCGCTTGGTTAGGCTACATGACAGCAGACGAATCTTACGCTATCAATGTCCTAAAACTGCAGGATAACAGTCGACAGAAACCATGGGCTATTAACGACGCCTTATTCGTCGCCACTGCAACATGGCTTTCCTGGATCCTATTTACTGCATCAGGTGCCTTGTTTGGTACCTTCATTCAAATTCCTGATGTCATATCAAACTTTGTCATGGTCGCTATGTTTATCGGCATTCTTGTCCCGAATCTAAATAACCGCATGATGCTCAATACCATGTTATTGACAGGTGTGATTGCCGTCATCTTGATGACTATTTTCCAATCATCCTACGTGATTATTATGGCCACAGCCATCGCCTTAGCGGTCGTATTCTATTTCTTAAAACGTCAAGAAAATAACCGTGTAGCATAG
- the murB gene encoding UDP-N-acetylmuramate dehydrogenase — translation MFLNDLRKAFPQSTIKFNEPLNNYTYTKTGGPADVLIFPETPEEIQALVRFANKAHEPILVLGNSSNVIISDEGVSGVVLMLTEMDYIQIDGTHIKAGAGSKIIDVSRSAGAEGLTGFEFACGIPGSTGGAVYMNAGAYGGEISEVLVEVDVVTKAGRMYTLKNEDLNLAYRHSDLQETGDIVVEARFKLKKGDLQSILAKMDELTYLRESKQPLEYPSCGSVFKRPEGHFTGKLIQEAELQGYTIGGAQISKKHAGFIINVGGATATDYINMIHHIQEVIWDLNKVALEPEVRILGKRSKYDTVDAAFGN, via the coding sequence ATGTTTTTAAATGATTTGCGTAAAGCATTTCCCCAATCAACGATAAAATTCAACGAACCATTAAATAACTATACTTATACAAAAACTGGTGGACCAGCGGATGTTTTAATTTTCCCAGAGACACCAGAAGAAATCCAAGCACTTGTTCGTTTTGCCAATAAAGCCCACGAACCAATCTTAGTCCTTGGTAACTCATCAAACGTGATTATTTCAGATGAAGGTGTATCAGGCGTGGTCTTGATGCTGACTGAAATGGATTATATCCAAATTGATGGTACACACATTAAAGCTGGCGCTGGCTCTAAAATCATCGACGTGAGTCGTTCGGCAGGTGCTGAAGGCTTGACTGGTTTTGAATTCGCTTGTGGTATTCCAGGATCCACTGGTGGCGCTGTTTACATGAACGCAGGTGCATATGGCGGCGAAATTTCTGAAGTCCTAGTGGAAGTGGACGTAGTCACAAAAGCTGGCCGTATGTATACGCTGAAGAACGAAGACCTAAATCTCGCTTACCGCCATTCTGACCTACAAGAAACTGGTGATATTGTAGTTGAAGCCCGTTTTAAATTGAAAAAGGGCGACCTACAGTCAATCTTAGCTAAAATGGATGAATTAACTTACCTTCGTGAATCGAAGCAACCTTTAGAGTATCCATCATGCGGATCTGTTTTTAAACGACCAGAAGGCCATTTTACAGGGAAACTGATCCAAGAAGCTGAATTACAGGGCTACACTATTGGTGGTGCACAAATTTCAAAAAAACATGCTGGTTTCATTATCAACGTGGGTGGTGCTACGGCAACTGACTATATTAACATGATCCACCATATTCAAGAAGTGATTTGGGACCTGAATAAGGTAGCCCTAGAACCAGAAGTGCGTATTTTAGGTAAACGGTCTAAATACGATACAGTGGATGCTGCTTTCGGCAATTAG
- the mvk gene encoding mevalonate kinase has translation MKKATGKANGKIIIIGEHAVVHGYPSVALPFHAVEMTVTIEQIQTNAYLVSDLYEGPLHQAPSDLQNLLAVYDQLRADLMTQTQSHWLINIHSSIPAERGMGSSAAMATALVRAFYNYYDLPLTEDKLLKYVDLSEKISHGNPSGLDARVAGLGVPLIYQKNQPMTIVHFDTPYWLVVADTGIHGNTKNAVADVAAGLNSAFITRRQAVECNLRQLGEAANQFIDLVELNSDKMANDQWFTAICRTFKDAHQHLRALQVSSPELEAGVSFAEANGAGAAKLTGGGRGGCYFALCDSKDKATLLAKALKTENMAVASWVVPFKSSPLDDNAGE, from the coding sequence ATGAAAAAAGCGACTGGTAAAGCCAACGGGAAAATCATTATTATTGGTGAACATGCCGTGGTTCATGGGTATCCATCTGTAGCCCTACCCTTTCATGCGGTAGAAATGACAGTCACCATTGAACAGATTCAAACCAATGCTTATTTGGTGAGTGACTTATATGAAGGACCACTCCACCAAGCACCATCAGATTTACAGAACTTGCTAGCTGTTTATGACCAATTGCGGGCCGATTTAATGACCCAGACCCAGAGTCACTGGCTGATTAATATCCACTCATCTATACCCGCTGAGCGAGGTATGGGTTCTTCAGCAGCTATGGCAACAGCTTTGGTCCGCGCTTTCTACAATTACTATGACCTTCCCCTTACAGAAGACAAACTATTAAAATACGTAGACTTATCTGAAAAAATTAGTCACGGCAATCCGTCTGGTTTGGATGCACGTGTGGCCGGCCTTGGCGTTCCTTTGATTTATCAAAAAAATCAACCAATGACGATTGTACATTTCGACACCCCTTATTGGTTGGTGGTTGCGGATACTGGCATTCACGGCAATACCAAAAATGCGGTAGCTGATGTGGCAGCTGGTTTGAATTCAGCTTTTATTACCCGTCGTCAAGCTGTTGAATGTAATTTACGTCAGCTTGGTGAGGCAGCGAATCAATTTATTGATTTAGTTGAATTAAATTCTGATAAAATGGCCAATGACCAGTGGTTTACGGCTATTTGTCGCACGTTTAAGGATGCCCATCAGCACTTGCGGGCTTTACAAGTATCCAGTCCTGAACTTGAGGCGGGCGTTTCTTTTGCGGAAGCGAATGGGGCCGGCGCAGCCAAGCTAACTGGTGGTGGCCGTGGTGGTTGCTATTTCGCCTTGTGCGACAGCAAGGACAAGGCTACCCTTTTGGCTAAAGCTTTAAAAACAGAAAATATGGCGGTGGCGAGCTGGGTGGTGCCTTTTAAATCATCACCTTTAGATGATAATGCCGGCGAATAG
- a CDS encoding AzlD domain-containing protein has translation MTLFVVTLGLLCIAMRVVPALVMRNSKISPMVYKTMAYLPVIIFTAMIFTDIFFWKSQFNLNLLENIKLIPALVSLFVAYRYKDIIKTIIAGVGTIAILYIFL, from the coding sequence ATGACATTATTCGTAGTAACACTCGGCTTACTGTGCATCGCCATGCGCGTCGTACCAGCACTCGTTATGCGTAACAGCAAAATTTCTCCAATGGTATACAAAACAATGGCTTACCTACCCGTTATAATTTTTACCGCAATGATTTTTACCGACATATTTTTCTGGAAAAGCCAATTCAACCTCAACCTACTGGAGAATATCAAACTGATACCAGCACTCGTGTCCTTGTTCGTCGCCTACCGGTATAAAGACATCATCAAAACCATCATCGCTGGCGTCGGCACCATCGCCATTTTATACATTTTCCTATAA
- a CDS encoding TraX protein produces the protein MNKIRQNALMMLALTFIYAGLQIARPAADLAWTNISLSIIIPIIAMIFAFNEKDNKWRWSLVTIEVILLIVMIAMAILK, from the coding sequence ATGAATAAAATCAGACAAAATGCCTTAATGATGCTCGCTTTAACCTTTATCTACGCAGGTTTGCAAATTGCCCGTCCTGCAGCGGATCTAGCTTGGACAAACATCTCACTATCAATCATTATTCCAATCATTGCCATGATTTTCGCCTTTAATGAAAAAGACAATAAATGGCGTTGGTCCCTTGTAACAATTGAAGTCATTTTATTGATTGTGATGATCGCTATGGCAATTCTTAAGTAG